A window from Chrysemys picta bellii isolate R12L10 chromosome 2, ASM1138683v2, whole genome shotgun sequence encodes these proteins:
- the LOC101939027 gene encoding neuropeptide Y receptor type 1-like has product MDELLKLMYLNVSERLSLPWEQAGPCGPSVGNSTILIVAYSALLAVGLVGNLGLVCVIARHKEMRNVTSIFIANLACSDLLMSVVCLPVTVIYTLMDRWVLGEFLCKASPFAQCVSVTVSILSLAWIALERHQLIINPTGWKPGATHAYLAVSVTWLVSGCVSLPFLAFSVLTDEPFRNLSLPFDAFAGHLVCVEKWPSDGHRLAYTTGLLLGQYCLPLLLILACYCRIFLRLRRRRDVLERPPHGSRAASHRRVSVMLACLVAAFAVCWLPLTVFNALYDWAHETISGCYHDLLFSLCHLAAMASTCINPVLYGFLNTNFQQELKALLHRCSCAAETDTYESVPMSTVSTEVSKASLRSGGVATDA; this is encoded by the coding sequence atggacgAGCTGCTGAAGCTCATGTACCTGAACGTCTCGGAGCGGCTgagcctgccctgggagcaggccGGGCCGTGCGGCCCCTCGGTGGGGAACAGCACCATCCTGATTGTGGCCTACAGCGCcctgctggctgtggggctggtggggaacctgggcctggTCTGCGTCATCGCCCGGCACAAGGAGATGAGGAACGTCACCAGCATCTTCATAGCCAACCTGGCCTGCTCCGACCTGCTGATGAGCGTGGTGTGCCTGCCCGTCACCGTCATCTACACGCTCATGGATCGTTGGGTGCTGGGCGAGTTCCTGTGCAAGGCCAGCCCCTTCGCGCAGTGCGTCTCCGTCACCGTCTCCATCCTCTCGCTGGCCTGGATTGCGCTGGAGCGGCACCAGCTCATCATCAACCCCACTGGGTGGAAGCCGGGGGCCACCCATGCCTACCTGGCTGTGAGCGTCACCTGGCTGGTGTCGGGCTGTGTCTCCCTGCCCTTCCTCGCCTTCAGCGTCCTGACGGACGAGCCCTTCCGCAACCTCAGCCTGCCCTTCGACGCCTTTGCCGGCCACCTGGTGTGCGTGGAGAAGTGGCCGTCGGACGGGCACCGCCTGGCCTACACCACCGGGCTGCTGCTTGGCCAGTActgcctgcccctgctgctcATCCTGGCCTGCTACTGCCGCATCTTCCTGCGCCTGCGCCGCCGGCGGGACGTTTTGGAGCGACCCCCGCACGGTTCccgcgccgccagccaccggcgGGTCAGCGTCATGCTGGCCTGCCTCGTCGCCGCCTTCGCCGTGTGCTGGCTGCCCCTGACCGTCTTCAACGCCCTGTACGACTGGGCCCATGAGACCATCTCCGGCTGCTACCATGACCTGCTCTTCTCCCTCTGCCACCTGGCGGCCATGGCCTCCACCTGCATCAACCCCGTCCTCTACGGCTTCCTGAACACCAACTTCCAGCAGGAGCTCAAAGCCCTTCTCCaccgctgcagctgcgctgcgGAGACGGACACGTACGAGAGCGTCCCCATGTCCACCGTCAGCACTGAGGTCTCCAAGGCCTCACTGCGCAGCGGGGGGGTCGCCACCGACGCCTGA
- the LOC135981527 gene encoding mediator of RNA polymerase II transcription subunit 15-like — MESSQDRKRAPAWTEREVRDLLAIWGDEAVIAELRSSKRNGKVLEKISKAMKDRGHNRDTQQCRVKIKELRQAYHKAREANGRSGAEPQTCRYYAELHAILGGAATTTPIVCYDSLTGETHREDGSGNEEDDDGGTVGSSQQQGSGETGFPNSQDMFVTLDLEPVTPELTQDPQGTQETSAANVSPSQRLVNIRKRKRRTRDDMFTELQMSAHADRAQQNAWRQSMSEMRKAQYEREERWRAESRDEQSKWRAEDDRWRQLADRRQEAMLRLLEHQTDMLERMVELQERQQEQRPPLQPLCNQQPSSPSSIASSPRRPRTRWGGLRPPSHSTPDDRPSIRRLAFNKS, encoded by the exons atggagtcctcccaggatcgcaaaagagctccagcatggaccgaacgggaggtacgagatctgctcgccatatggggagatgaagcagtgatagctgaactccgtagcagtaaaagaaatggaaaagtattagaaaagatctccaaggccatgaaggatcgaggccataacagggacacacagcagtgccgcgtgaaaattaaggagctacggcaagcttaccacaaagccagagaagcaaacggaaggtccggggcagagccgcaaacttgccgctactacgcggagctgcatgcaatcctagggggtgcagccaccactaccccaatcgtgtgctatgactctctcactggagaaacacacagggaagacggttcggggaacgaggaagatgacgatggaggtactgtaggtagctcacagcagcaaggaagcggagaaaccggtttccccaacagccaggatatgtttgtgaccctggacctggaaccagtaacccccgaactcacccaagaccctcagggcacacaggagacctctg ctgcaaatgtttctccttcgcagaggctcgtgaacattagaaagagaaaacgtaggacgagggacgatatgttcacggagctgcagatgtccgcccacgctgatagagcacagcagaatgcgtggaggcagtcaatgtcggagatgagaaaagcccaatatgaacgagaggagaggtggcgggctgaatcgcgggatgaacagagcaagtggcgggctgaagacgataggtggcgtcagcttgcagacagacggcaagaggcaatgctccgtctgctggagcatcaaactgatatgctcgagcgtatggttgagttgcaggaaaggcagcaggagcagagaccgccgctacagcccctgtgtaaccaacagccctcctccccaagttccatagcctcctcaccaagacgcccaagaacacggtgggggggcctccgtccacccagtcactccaccccagatgatcgcccaagcatcagaaggctggccttcaataagagttaa